The segment aaaattgaagacaaAAAGGATGGTCATCCgtccttaataaaaaaacaaaataaaagaaaaggccaaACAAGTAGGCCCACAGTGGCCTTTCATTTTATGGGTCACACAATACCCCTTATAGACATGAGAACTTGGCTTtttatggaattaaaaaaattttcttctttaatttaaattaaataaaatatgttaattaaaaatatattttgaatgttattttattaaatacattcaatttttgcatttttttttgcataaaattaataagatttgttttataatattattaagtttttttatagcGTTAAATTATGTTTAACCGAATTGATCTTGAAtgtcatcattttaatattaaaaaaagttaagcggggttgtttttttctttcaattttaatttaaattcattcaaaTAAACTAGGTAGAAAtatgttttagatatttattaaatatcatttgatGTTTACTtagttttcaaattaattacattatgctattcttttataattttatcaaatagtcTTTCTATACAGCCCTTAACAATTAATTTGTTCTTATCTTTGGTTTAATTTGATTGCTTTCTTGTGAATTTCTAATTTTAGtgctatataattaaataaaatatgaattagaaattgttttttattaaatttaaacaagtTCATAACTTGGATCATAAGTTTCGTAAATTAACTAGAAtgctttatttcaaatcaaaaaatgattaaaataaattttaacaatgttgtcttgaaatatttctttttcctttttaaatcaaaccaagtcttgaaatattttaattaaaatttattaaaattaattaattaaaaatatattgggggtattatttaataaaatataattcaattttgattttttaataagattatgatatatttttctaatattaacaaactctttttttttgtataatccTTCATGatattggttattttttatttcatttagtcggtttttttatgtgtttatttttattattatataattaaataaaaaatttgattccaaaaaataaattttctaaaccTGACTTCGTTcatattttgtatattatttttgacaggttaacctgaataaataaaaaataccattatctcaaaatttaaaaaagaatggctttaaatatttttttaaaatcaaattaggtTTTGAACAGGATGACAGTTGTACCCGCTAGGTCAAGCATGTCACATCaaactaattttaatataatttaatttaaaatctagacCGTGCAATAAATCATATTATAcaataaagttaaattaataagaattaaGGGGAACTCTGCAagcaaatcattttattttcaattgaattttaattttaattttttctaaaaaaaataattaaataaaaaaaatcaaataacaaagcGCGAGGCGAGATCATGttgttttatctattttattttttaattttatgatttagcCTTTAATTATCactattaattttttcagaatttattaacacatataattattgattaattttattaattaacgaACACATTAAGCTTCTAATCCTGCTCAGCATGTGTTATAACAGAtacagtaaaaaaagaagaagaacaagaaaagcaaCAACTACCCTTGGCGCTAGCGCGTACACATAACGTGGAAGAGGCCATCAATTTCctgtttgaaataaaataaaaaaatattatggatgaGCTGAACCGTTTCAGAAAAAGCTTTACTGGATTCGACAAGTAATTACTGGAACTgagtagaaataataataataaaaaaactttagccAGTTAAGCTAGCCGtataaaagtattaatttgaGGATAGGAAAATGGCTTCAAGTCATGGTTATTTCACTCCTAATTCGCTGTggaaaagagaataaaataaaattaaccataGAAGTGAAAAACCAAAAGGTAACGTGGGCTTTGAGGAGGGATATTTGAgtggaaattaaattaaattaaatagcaGAAAAGGTCTGAGCCACTGAGCTGATCATCAAGCCACTTAAATGGAAACTGAAAATACCGTTGGATACCATAGATTCAAACTGCTTGTAAGTTAGTTGGATGTTCACATATTCCACTCCCAACAATATCCAACAGTCAACTCCTACCAGCCTTCTTTTCGCTCTCTATAAGATCACCTCCTCGAgagttcattttgtttttatatcctTAAATCAAAGAGGCCcactttcctctctctctctaaaagcCTTGTAGCTGCCTAGCTCCGTGAGACTCATCAAATGAAGAACAACCTCTTTCAGACTGGCCATGGTGGGCGTCGACATGTCTAATCCACCCAATTCTCATATCAAGGACTTCTTCGCCTCTCCTGCTCTTTCTCTTAGTCTTGTAAGCTCTCTTTAACCACCACTCCTCGTTTTATAATCTTTCTCTTAATTTCTTCTCGTATTAATTGGAAACACACacatctttttgtttctttttacatAGCttggttttccttttcttttttctgaggTTTTCCGGCTACCATCTTCAAATCCCACCAATATTTCTACCCCATCGATTTTTTTgtgcatatttttattttcttttatgaagggggagttttttctattttgatcgCTCGATGTGGATATATATTACTCTCATGAATCACACGTACATAAAAATGCATGCATGATGTGCATCTAGCTAAGGTCTAAACCCTTGCGACGCActctaatgtttttatttattgttgaagGCTGGAATATTCCGCGGCGCAAATGTGAGCCATTCTGCAGCAGCGGGTAGCGTGGAGGTGGAGGAGGGGGATGAAGGGagtggaggaggaagaagagaagaaaccgTGGAAATTAGCAGTGAGACCTCAGGGCCCATGAGATCAAGATCAGATGATGATCTTGAAGGTGAAGGAGAGCATGATGAGGATGATGGTGATggagatggtgatgatgatgacaaaaacaagaagaaaaaaagaaagaaataccaTAGGCATACCGCTGAGCAAATCAGAGAAATGGAAGCGTATGTATTTTTCATCTCCCTCATTTACTCCTAACCCAGactagattaatttatttttgttgattaataCATGTATGTATATCAATATCCTCATATagtgaatttatatatttacaacTCCTTTTATACCGTTccgtactatatatatatatatatatatatatatatatatatatatatatatattcaaattaatgaatgataaaaaaaggcGTTTTGGTTATTAAGAATACGTACTCTATATGTAGGTTCAATCTTTTGTTAGCTTGGTAGGTAGATACGGGGCTAAAGATTTATGTGCATGGTTTGCCAATTAAGGCAACGACTCCTTTactaaaataacttgaattgcATACCCAACAAATTAAACTTGTTAGGTGTATAACTAGttgtatttttctctttcaCATAAGTACGAGTTCgcttttaaaatcatttatggATCTTATCttatatgagaaaaatattaaagaagtgAATAATTTCTCTATTCAACACATCTATCAAGAAAAATGTCAGCACGCAGACTCTTTTTGAGTTCatgaatcatttaattttacgtCCGTGAAAAAAAGAGACTGTAAAGCTAAAAGATTACTCAGAAATTCGGTGGGAAAgtttattttccttgttttacaTGTTCAACGATGCTTGTCATcgtcaaaaaaaacaaaaatacacaaaaagaaTTCCTTAATGTTCAGTTCTTAACAATTGTGAATGTATCTAAGAGTACGTGATAATTATGTgaatgtataattaatgttcagGCTATTTAAAGAGTCTCCTCATCCAGATGAGAAACAGAGGCAGCAATTAAGCAAGCAACTAGGCCTTGCTCCTAGGCAAGTCAAGTTTTGGTTCCAAAATCGTCGTACTCAAATCAAGGTACGTGTGTAGGCACTACGTAGAAGTGAGATCGAAAGTCACTTAATGCGGTTGGTTGGTTATCTTGTTGATCTAATAACCATGGCAGTGGTTATGTTACAGGCCATACAAGAGCGCCATGAAAATTCTCTGCTGAAAACTGAAATGGATAAACTCCGAGAAGAAAACAAGACCATGAGGGAGACCATCAACAAAGCTTGCTGTCCAAATTGTGGCACCGCTACCACCAGTAGAGGCACTGCCTTAACAACCGAGGAACAGCAATTACGTATCGAAAATGCAAAACTCAAAGCCGAGGTACGTAATTAGCTAGGAAAATCTTATATAATATATGCAGCacgtaaaattaattattatagaaaattaaACAGCGATCgtcaattaatatttattaattattaatatcatactTAGCtagaagaaattaatttgatgcaTAATCATTTCATGCAGGTAGAAAAACTTCGAGCGGTCATAGGAAAATATAGTCCAGGGGCAACAGCCTCATGTTCAGCTGAAAATGATCAAGAGAATAGAAGTTCACTGGATTTTTACACTGGAATTTTCGGCCTTGACAAGACAAGAATCACGGAGATCGCTAATCAAGCAATGGAAGAGCTCAAGAAAATGGCTACGGCGGGCGAGCCACTTTGGATTCGAAGTGTTGAGACAGGTCGTGAAATTCTTAATTACGATGAGTACACGAAAGAGTTTGGTTCTGAAAATTCAAGCAATAATGGAAGGCCGAAGAGATCCATTGAGGCTTCAAGAGAGACCAGGGTTGTGTTTGTGGATCTCCCAAGGCTCGTTCAAAGCTTTATGGATGTGGTGAGAtattataactatatatattagcaatattccacacacacacacacacacatatagttAATGTTGATCAATTAATTATAGATTAGACCCCTTTAATTAatgttatcaatttttttcccctttaatcAGAATCGGTGGAAGGAAATGTTTCCATGCTTGGTTTCGAAGGCTGCCACTGTTGATGTTATCTGCAATGGTGAAGGTGCAAATAGAAATGGGGCAGTGCAATTGGTGAGTGACAGCTCCAATTACCAAGATCTCGTATAATTAAACTAGCTAATACTTATACTTGAATAAAACTATAGTTTTCTGCATGGGAAATCAGCATCAATTTCAGTGAATACAAAATCCATATATAGTAATTGAACgaaaaagtaataatttaaaaaaaaaatgaaaagcaagGTTGAAAGATGGAGGGGGCCATTTCCCTTCAATTTGGAGCGGGGGAGGAACTTTCCTTGTATATTTATATAGCCCAGCTGTCAGAAAATGAGGCATCTTATTTTACGTGGGACCTTGTGTTTAATGGAGATCTACTCTTCCTAGCTCGTATGGTTCAGCTGAAGGTCAAAATCTTTGACTTCACTCTTACTTACAGTTAGAGGTGATGACTTGATAATCGAGAAAATTTCCTAGGTGAAACCAAGACTCGAACACCCAGAAAAAATTAATGCCTAAGACACctgtttatttattaattttgatgaatgaaaaaaatccaagcataaaaaacaactaattaaGCAGGTTTCTCAGGCCTGTTTTAACATCTAATTACTGAGGATATTACCTTATGAGGAAGCTAcgtggaatatttttttgttatattcaaTTCTATTGTGTTAGCTTCTCTGAAAGTATAGAATTAGATTTCGTTAACCAGATATAAAACTGTGCCATGTAGATGTTTGCTGAGGTCCAGATGCTCACACCCATGGTGCCCACCAGAGAAGTTTATTTTGTCAGATATTGCAAGCAGCTTAACGCAGAACAATGGGCCATTGTTGATGTTTCTATTGACAAAGTTGAAGACAATATTGATGCTTCACTCGTTAAATGCAGAAAACGCCCCTCTGGTTGCATCATTGAGGATAAATCAAATGGTCATTGTAAGGTACATGCTTGTATAGACCAAGAGTTAGAATTTAATAGAGACAAGCATACATAACAATGCTGTAtcgtcttcttttcttttttaacaatttaacaTACAAGTTTGTAACAATCTTGTCAGGTGATCTGGGTAGAACACCTGGAATGCCAGAAAAGCGCAGTTCATACCATGTTCCGGACAGTCGTTCATAGTGGCCTAGCCTTTGGAGCAAGGCATTGGATGGCAACATTGCAACTCCAATGTGAACGGCTTGTTTTCTTCATGGCAACCAACGTTCCCACAAAGGATTCAACTGGTAAGCCAAACTATGTTTCGATATTTTCCTGTGGAATTGTTCGCtatctttataaatattaacaatgtttatgaaaaaacaaacgCAAAAATCAAGGTGTTGCTACGCTAGCTGGAAGGAAAAGCATTCTGAAACTGGCACAAAGAATGACATGGAGCTTTTGTCGAGCAATCGGAGCATCAAGCTATCACACATGGAGCAAGGTATCAAGCAAAACAGGAGAAGATATAAGGATTTCGTCTAGGAAAAACTTAAATGAACCTGGTGAACCTGTTGGAGTGATCTTGTGTGCAGTTTCTTCTGTATGGTTGCCTGTCCCTCCGCATATTCTGTTTGATTTCTTACGAGACGAAGTTCGCAGAAATGAGGTACAGCAAAAAATGACATTACTCAGTTAAGATCCTATTAAGATGGGATATTGCTGCTTTGAATTGCGAATTAACAACAAACGAGTACAAGTTTTATCAGGCAAGTTGTctgacaatttttatttttttttgcataaaatgtAGTGGGATATCATGTCAAATGGAGGACCTGTACAAGCCACTGCAAACTTAGCCAAAGGACAAGATAGAGGCAATGCAGTAACTATTCTAGTAAGTTGTTCTCCATCTCAAATAACAGAAGACCTTACCATTAATCTCATGTGCATTTCTCTATTCATGGTTCTAACAGGCCCTTTTCAATTGCAGAAGATGAAATCTAAAGAAAACAATATGTGGGTACTCCAAGATAGCTGCACGAATGCTTATGAATCCATGGTAATTTATGCTCCAGTGGACACTAATGGAATGCAATCTGTGATTAATGGATGTGATTCAAGCAACCTAGCAATATTACCTTCAGGATTCTCAATTCTTCCTGATGGACACGAATCAAGACCATTAGTGATCACTTCTAGGCAAGAGGAGAAGAGCACCGAAGGGGGATCTTTGCTAACAATAGCATTCCAAATCCTAACGAATACCTCTCCCACAGCCAAACTAACCATGGAATCTGTGGAATCTGTTAACGCACTTAtatcatgcacattgaaaaacaTCAAGACAAGCTTGCAATGTGAAGATAGTTGATTAAATTAGCTTATAAGTTAGATAGACACAAATTAACTGTAAGGCTCAGGTTTCAGCTTTCCCCCCTTGTCCAAATTTTATATCTTAAGTAGAGGGACATTCTTACATCAGTTTGTATGTTATTTGTTTGTGGTTAGAACTTTTAAGTTAAGGGCTTGCAGTTTGGGTAAATCTCATTTATGGCACTTTGTAGAATGAGAAGGGaatgtgatttatattttttttataaactaaatgaaattttaagagtGAAAGTATCATGTATAGATTTGACACTTGCTGATGTATTTTGCAGTTGCTTTCAAACgctatttcattaaattattctATCCTGAGAGCGATTCAAGCAATCAGAGAGCTTCAATTCAGAATGGTTACGTTAGAACTCAAGCTGCATGTATGTAAGAGGTAGCTCTAGTGAAAAACTCGATCGATCATTTAAAGACTTTCTTGCATACCAATATATTTAAAGACAAGAGCCATTTACGTATGATTCCATAATTTAGGAAACATAGGATAGCAAACATGGATATCACTTCAGCTACTTAATGCTCTGGTATTAACCCATCGCTCACAGCAGCTTACTTCTATAGATGAAATTACTCCTGGGTCATTTCCATTTCTATACAGATCCCAACTTCTTCATCGTGGATCAAACCCCAAATTTACATCACTATGAGCATGGTCATGAATCACCTTCTTCATCTCCCTATCGCATCAAGATCACacatcaaatttcaaaataatttcaacAAGTCCATGGCCACAAAATTATTCTCTTGCTCATGTGTACCATTCTTGCCATTCCCATTCAGTACTTCAAATATAGAATTTTGGTATTGTTTCGTCCAACTTCCAAGTAATTTGGGTTGAGTCGTCGTCGTTGTTGTTGTCCAACTCTCAATGTCCACACTCTCATCAAACCTCCATTTATATTAAACCCATTTACTTGCAATCATATTCGTCGCCAAAGCCAAGGCAACATCCAAAATTTTTAACACAAGGAATGACCAATCAACAAAAATCCGTAAGAGAAATCATACGAAGCCCTATATTTCAAGCATTTTGTTTATCATTGATTCAGATGCTTCTGGATCAATCACGTTACTTTTTTAGATGTATGGCCCTAGATATATTGTTATACAATTTGaatcatatttaaatatataattttaaatttatgatattttattgaattctaATACAAACTACTTCTCCTTTGATATTCATGTGAATCCTAAActaatttgtgatttttatttaattattatattgaagACATATTCAcatactttaaataaaataaagtttttctttttgtttttcatgcctATTCAAACTCATGTgatcgattttttttcttagtcaaACATGACTCCTGGTTGCCTAGTCAACTATGTCTTTAATACTCTAGGTTGGTAAGAATTATCCCAACATGGTAAATTTCAATGCACTTGATTCCATCTAACTCTTTTTCCTTGTAATATTGTGAATAATCATTGTTCTTCTATGATTGAcacatgaatatttatttttaatgtcatgACGTGCACAACGTCAAATAACGGGTCTACCTCCTAGATTGAagggggtttagggtttaatcataaaactataatttgagggagtcaccacctagtatcaTGATCATTAGAAAACCTATGATATACAAAAGTTTGGGTAAGGGAACTAGTTGCAAGCAGAAGACacatcacccctagtgcacctCACTTTATGGTAAATTGCATTgttgattaattattattctaaatcgtgtttctatttgttggtctcatCTAAAGTTCAAGGCAGACCTTCCTTCATGATGAAGCACAACGTCAAATAACGGGTCTACCTCCTAGATTGAAGGGGGTTTAGGGTATAATCATAAAACTATAATTTgagggagtcaccacctagtatcaTGATCATTAGAAAACCTATGATATACAAAAGTTTGGGTAAGGGAACTAGTTGCAAGtagaagacgcatcacccctagtgcacctCACTTTatggtaagttgcattgttgattaattattattctaaatcgtgtttctatttgttggtcttaTCTAAAGTTCAAGGCAGACCTTCCTTCATGATGAAGCCTTTACCTTAACGAGTTAAATTCTAACTGTTATAGAGTCTAAATCTTagcatcatatttattttttattttatatctttaatacctgaggaTGTACTttacattataattttatacccTCAAATAATAAAGTCTACAGctaatttctaatatttattgctattaatttatttaatttaataccaGAAGTATGCATTCTGTTGTAAAATTCATACCccgaatattaattaaacaaattaatttttatggtattttggAAATTTTGGCCAAATTctaatgaaaaatcataaaatggttatgatattcatttttgttttttttttcagacatgataaaaatgcattttttttgttagaaaatatgcatgaaaaacctttAGAATTTGaccatatatattaaaaaaaaaacagaaaaaaactagGTATTTTTAACATTGGGTCCGTATCTTACAATATATGTCTACAACctgatattaaacaaaattattagaaaaacacacaagggacctaaaaataatttaaaaatagtctttgaatttttttagaatttttttgaactattttagaatttatttggcTAAACActaaaataagaacaaattataaagctaaaggGGAAAGCAATAGGGCATATTTGCTCCTTGCCTAAAatcaaaggcattgaaaattcCTTAAGGTAGTGTTTAACATTTTTCCTTAAGAAAAATGGGTGTGCCAAACACGTCCTAAGGTTTGGGTTGGGCTTATTAGGCCCAAGCCCACGCATATAGGTTAGGCTCAGGCCTAAcccaactcaatttttttgggtcGGGAGACGGCTTAAcgagctttatatatatataaacccacCTAGCCATATTGGGCGGGGCTGGGAATGCGGCCCAGCCTCCAACCCAAAACTTCTTTTCAGGTAAAGGAAAGAAGGCAAATTACAGTTGTTATATCATACAAAGTTTATGTGAGAGGGTAAGAAAAGAAGAGGTTTGCCTGTTCTAGGAAGGTATTGGTTGATGGTAGTTCAATCGATAGGTGGTAGCTATTATTGGAGTCACTGGTGGTCCACGATGGAGCTGATGGTGGCACTGGTGACAGTAAAGAAGTTGTAATGGAGGTGCACAATGGAAGCTGctagaaaggaagaaaaatagtGGTGGATATtggttgttggttttttttttgttgttattttctattataaaagGGTGGCTCACGATGATTTTTGTCTTTTGGGAGAATTAGTGTGGGTTGTTAAGTAAGAGGGGTGGTTGTTTTcctccccccctctctctcccatctagtttatttttatttttctctctttgttttctcctctttttttctgcTTGAAATTCACCCCTATTTATAAGGTATGATAGAGAGCCATAGGGTCTTTCTTGGACATGAATCCTAGCCATTGATGTACTTGAAAAGGATCTCATTCGTTGGCTATAAGCCAACAACCTGGTACTGTTAAACATAGTAGCGGGTCAAGGGTGGCTGAGTCAAGGGTTTTGAAGTGGCATTGCAGCGGCTACAGGGTTGCAAACCAGCGGGGAAAAAGTTGGGGTTATAGTATGATGTTAGGGCTACTACAGAGTGTGTTTGTTGCCTCATTTAGGGTATGGGTGATGCATTAAATGTCCTATAAAAAGGGCATCTCACTCAACTTTTATGGTTCAAAGGAAGACAATAAACAGAGCCAAAAGATTATCTAGCGCTATTTTTTTAGACTTGTCGTTTGAAACAAAAACTCATTGTTTTGGTcaaaacataaccaaacacaaatagtttcatttaaatgaaactaagccgttttgatgtgtttgatttaaattaggttataaatcttctcttttaattttagcccTCGATCTTTCATTTCATTCAATTAGGTccttaattgaattttgatttaaagaatcaattcaatttcacccctgtaaAGTTTCAAAAAACACCCCTAATTTAAATGCATTTTTCAACTTTGTCCttggttttgaatatttttaattttgtccttaATTGACCTTCAAAGTTCTATTCATCAATTTCACTCTTGTTTTCAACCTTAACTGGGCTCCCTAATTCACACACCTTTTACAAAAGGTCATTAatattgaatttcttcaatttgacccctaattgaactttaaattttgatttacttgCAATTTTGCCCTTGATTTCACCCAATTGAgctagaaaaaattaaacttggtcctttaaaattataatattcttaATAAAGCCAAAT is part of the Populus nigra chromosome 8, ddPopNigr1.1, whole genome shotgun sequence genome and harbors:
- the LOC133701837 gene encoding homeobox-leucine zipper protein GLABRA 2-like — translated: MVGVDMSNPPNSHIKDFFASPALSLSLAGIFRGANVSHSAAAGSVEVEEGDEGSGGGRREETVEISSETSGPMRSRSDDDLEGEGEHDEDDGDGDGDDDDKNKKKKRKKYHRHTAEQIREMEALFKESPHPDEKQRQQLSKQLGLAPRQVKFWFQNRRTQIKAIQERHENSLLKTEMDKLREENKTMRETINKACCPNCGTATTSRGTALTTEEQQLRIENAKLKAEVEKLRAVIGKYSPGATASCSAENDQENRSSLDFYTGIFGLDKTRITEIANQAMEELKKMATAGEPLWIRSVETGREILNYDEYTKEFGSENSSNNGRPKRSIEASRETRVVFVDLPRLVQSFMDVNRWKEMFPCLVSKAATVDVICNGEGANRNGAVQLMFAEVQMLTPMVPTREVYFVRYCKQLNAEQWAIVDVSIDKVEDNIDASLVKCRKRPSGCIIEDKSNGHCKVIWVEHLECQKSAVHTMFRTVVHSGLAFGARHWMATLQLQCERLVFFMATNVPTKDSTGVATLAGRKSILKLAQRMTWSFCRAIGASSYHTWSKVSSKTGEDIRISSRKNLNEPGEPVGVILCAVSSVWLPVPPHILFDFLRDEVRRNEWDIMSNGGPVQATANLAKGQDRGNAVTILKMKSKENNMWVLQDSCTNAYESMVIYAPVDTNGMQSVINGCDSSNLAILPSGFSILPDGHESRPLVITSRQEEKSTEGGSLLTIAFQILTNTSPTAKLTMESVESVNALISCTLKNIKTSLQCEDS